The Hordeum vulgare subsp. vulgare chromosome 7H, MorexV3_pseudomolecules_assembly, whole genome shotgun sequence DNA window TTGTCACCACGTCCCGCGAATTTTAAACAAAAAGCTGTATCGCCATCAACGACCTACCAACAAACTACGAGTAGTACTCGATTTGATGCTAAAAAAAGAACTAGTACTCTAATTGACCGCGCGTAAAGCCTAACCGATGTGTATGGGTAGGGTCTGCGAtctactccttccgttcctaaatataagtatttttaaaaaattcactaaaaaactacatatggatgtgtagacatattttagagtgtagattcaatcattttgcttcgtatgtagtcttttaataaAATCATTTTGTCgtatcttcatgcatgttaatcAGTCTCTGTTTCAAGTAGTCAATCAAGGAGATTAGTTTGATCGAGATGTAAGTATATATATGTAACTGTTGATTCATGCCGTTCAGCTGGCGAGCGTCCGGATGCTGCCGTGGGCCAAGGCGAACCTGAACCCCACCGGCCAGGCGCTCATCGTCTGCACCGTCGCCGGGATGGCATACTTCGTCGCCGCCGACAAGACCATCCTGTCGTTGGCGAGGAGGCACTCGTACGAGAGCGCGCCCGACCACCTCAAGGACACCTCCTTCCATGGCGCCGCCGCGGTTCGTCCGGCATTCTTAAGGCCATGAGCTAATGCATGCATCGATCGTCGTGAGTGTCCCAGAAACTGCTCCTGCaggcatgcatatctactatcaTCATGTTCATCCGGGTATGTTCTTTAGGCCATGAATATCTACTATCATCATGTTTTATATTCATGACAAATCCGGGAGTAGATATCCGGGTATGTTCTTTATGCACATCGATCATACGATACAAATTGTTTGAATTCAACAGTTCAAgacaaatcaaaacaaatgatAATTCAACAATCCGGACATGCCAACATGGTCCGACGGTGCAATTCGCGTCGACGGAATGATGGACGGGATGCGGGGTTCCTGCCGCGgcgaagggagggggagggggggagCTGCTATTTCATATTCGCAGCTCCCTACGATGCCGCCGCCGCATCTTCAGGGTGATATTCTCCGGCATGCACGACGAAGTCGAGGATCGGACATCGACGAACGAGGCGGTCACAGCCTCCGACAAGGCGGTTGGGGATGAACTGGACGTTATCTACGACGATGGATAGAAGCCGGTGTTGAGGATGGCAAGCAAGGGGGCGGGATGGCGAGGG harbors:
- the LOC123412182 gene encoding early nodulin-93-like isoform X4 gives rise to the protein MSSVTSAHLDHKLALAKRCSREATLAGAKAAAVATVASAVPTLASVRMLPWAKANLNPTGQALIVCTVAGMAYFVAADKTILSLARRHSYESAPDHLKDTSFHGAAAVRPAFLRP
- the LOC123412182 gene encoding early nodulin-93-like isoform X5; this encodes MSSVTRAHLDHKLALAKRCSREATLAGAKAAAVATVASAVPTLASVRMLPWAKANLNPTGQALIVCTVAGMAYFVAADKTILSLARRHSYESAPDHLKDTSFHGAAAVRPAFLRP